In Streptomyces nojiriensis, one genomic interval encodes:
- a CDS encoding serine protease: MADLIAVQQPLERVAMVVRRGSDGVPRFASSGFMLASRLAICAGHGFTRPGDGHEVRLPGRSTQRLQVTAVLRHRIDEVDLALLVLGEGGPVIPPARWGVLPRTVESVPFTAIGFPDHASLQDVPKARQLTGAILLGSFLGSHEMELSLSSPAPPLESSGSPWEGVSGAGVITQDGVLVGVCTSHHVPSGAASLTATDLSQVSRDPEFVRLLAEHGVEPVPPEDIAPTAFDPAVRGRVRTHAEVMRRLLGRRSFLDEEHLPFIHPGMDHTSHPDHLFARLSSGRSRGALLVGPAGSGKTRTCFEVAHRADRAGWHVLHVQPDSAVTVDDVAASVFSCARRRVLLILDYLDACSQVDLRVLAEVLIPEAKRRGVTVACLASVRPGSLYAVQLRGSSRVLDEIYVREDWPHQSAIIDQVVRHAAPDTVRRWGNEALSRICGRRPVIALLIARAIEEQGLAQHAPGVAATVRPGELLDWLREGMRRDALATSPTLSPSPLGITTPAIEQLAFTVAVAASPQSRMVVEQAVDTFLTVAGGLAVPFGGRRVVDTLISLGWLDEVGGQLVVVHDIVIDELLLQSLMPAPGWSIDAAAAGALFAAFTQHARTFSVFTGHLRRLAVDMGALGPAHRIAALERFCGEWLTARVEPLGRLLAGAGDDGGRALLTMVTSRPWQGFDRSVWNTLVAPWLSRAEADHIAQPFLTAALRGMDPAPAFLVEASVGWLVRRGGQTDTEHLLLALIERPGLSPRTEDLVVDCTLAWVSSRPDWRHTPALLKRLLGMDHSGDRLGSVVAGVLAWLTPYRSLGVAPVIRAFLQRADIDAVARRKLVDHGLGWLRSDVRPGSNVGPELCALLEDDRLADPDRTALIRSALDWLETGQVYPSTGRVVQRLLSTDGIPPELRPRMIAVARWWAAEGPADHPAGSRVLGTLLSADSVADAGALLLERLRSQPDAQSAPALLLRLLLHCEELTQDQARTAVTLAFPWLEGHPGHESFGSVLGSLLRVPDLSSAQLQRAVRLGCAALFAHPDDHVLMAVMLSQLDGLTRDQARSLADVGLRWLACHGGKVQRPVLASFLTRPDLSVEQARIGIDIALDRLSTDRSMKSRSVLSGVLRHPALDEDRRSRAVDSALSWLEAHDMGPKVGLVIEDLLALPALSPSRRVQVTRLAAGWLTRHEDLPYADRLRAALDAETRRDASREQLGADSGSPARR, encoded by the coding sequence GTGGCTGATCTGATCGCCGTGCAACAGCCCCTGGAACGTGTGGCCATGGTGGTGCGGCGCGGATCCGACGGTGTCCCTCGATTCGCTTCTTCCGGATTCATGCTCGCCTCACGACTGGCCATCTGCGCCGGCCACGGCTTCACCCGGCCCGGTGACGGCCATGAGGTGAGACTTCCAGGGCGGTCCACGCAGAGGCTTCAGGTCACCGCGGTGCTGCGGCACCGGATCGACGAGGTGGACCTCGCCCTCCTGGTTCTCGGGGAGGGCGGGCCCGTCATCCCTCCCGCCCGGTGGGGCGTCCTGCCCCGAACCGTGGAGTCGGTACCGTTCACCGCGATCGGGTTCCCCGACCATGCGTCGCTTCAGGACGTGCCGAAAGCCCGTCAGTTGACCGGGGCGATCCTTCTGGGCTCCTTCCTGGGGAGCCACGAGATGGAGCTGTCCCTCAGCAGCCCTGCGCCGCCGCTGGAGTCAAGCGGATCTCCCTGGGAGGGGGTGTCCGGGGCAGGGGTCATCACGCAAGACGGCGTTCTCGTCGGCGTGTGCACGAGCCACCACGTTCCATCCGGCGCGGCGAGCCTCACCGCGACCGACCTCTCCCAGGTGTCCCGAGATCCTGAATTCGTGCGCCTGCTGGCCGAGCACGGGGTGGAGCCCGTGCCACCGGAGGACATCGCGCCGACGGCGTTCGACCCGGCCGTGCGCGGCCGCGTACGCACGCACGCCGAAGTCATGCGGCGCCTGCTCGGACGGCGCAGCTTTCTCGACGAGGAGCACCTGCCCTTCATCCATCCCGGGATGGACCACACCTCGCATCCGGACCACCTGTTCGCCCGGCTGAGCTCTGGCCGTTCACGAGGGGCACTGCTGGTCGGACCAGCCGGTTCGGGCAAAACGCGGACGTGCTTCGAGGTCGCGCACCGGGCGGACCGCGCGGGCTGGCACGTCCTGCACGTCCAGCCCGACAGCGCCGTGACGGTCGACGACGTGGCCGCATCCGTCTTCTCGTGCGCCCGCCGACGGGTGCTGCTGATACTCGACTACCTCGACGCCTGCTCACAGGTCGACCTGCGCGTCCTCGCCGAAGTGCTGATCCCCGAGGCCAAGCGACGTGGCGTGACCGTGGCGTGCCTGGCCTCCGTGCGTCCCGGATCCCTGTACGCGGTTCAGCTCCGTGGCAGCAGCCGGGTGCTCGACGAGATCTACGTACGAGAGGACTGGCCACACCAGTCCGCGATCATCGACCAGGTGGTCCGCCACGCGGCACCTGACACCGTGCGCCGATGGGGGAACGAGGCGTTGTCCCGGATCTGCGGGCGGCGTCCGGTGATCGCGCTGTTGATCGCGCGGGCGATCGAGGAGCAGGGGCTGGCCCAGCACGCACCGGGGGTGGCGGCAACGGTCCGGCCCGGCGAGCTGCTGGACTGGCTGCGCGAGGGCATGCGCCGGGACGCGCTCGCCACGAGCCCCACGCTCAGCCCCTCCCCCCTGGGCATCACCACCCCTGCCATCGAGCAGCTGGCCTTCACCGTGGCGGTCGCGGCGAGCCCTCAGTCCCGAATGGTCGTCGAACAGGCCGTCGACACGTTCCTCACGGTGGCCGGCGGGCTGGCCGTTCCGTTCGGAGGGCGGCGCGTCGTCGACACGCTGATCTCTCTTGGGTGGCTCGACGAGGTGGGCGGTCAGCTGGTCGTGGTGCACGACATCGTCATCGACGAACTCCTGCTGCAGTCGCTGATGCCTGCTCCCGGTTGGAGCATCGACGCAGCCGCGGCCGGTGCGCTCTTTGCGGCGTTCACGCAGCATGCGCGTACGTTCTCCGTGTTCACCGGCCATCTCCGACGGCTGGCCGTCGACATGGGAGCGCTCGGCCCCGCCCATCGGATCGCTGCCCTGGAACGCTTTTGCGGGGAATGGCTCACGGCCCGGGTGGAACCGCTCGGCCGCCTCTTGGCGGGCGCCGGTGACGACGGCGGCCGGGCGCTGCTGACGATGGTGACGAGCCGGCCCTGGCAGGGGTTCGACCGCTCCGTGTGGAACACGCTGGTCGCTCCCTGGCTCTCCCGCGCCGAGGCCGACCACATCGCGCAGCCGTTCCTCACCGCCGCCCTGCGAGGTATGGATCCCGCTCCCGCGTTCCTCGTCGAGGCTTCGGTCGGATGGCTCGTCCGCCGGGGCGGACAGACCGACACGGAGCATCTTCTGCTCGCACTGATCGAGCGCCCCGGCCTTTCGCCGAGGACCGAGGACCTGGTGGTCGACTGCACCCTCGCCTGGGTGTCTTCCCGGCCCGACTGGCGTCATACGCCCGCGCTGTTGAAACGCCTGCTCGGCATGGACCACTCCGGGGACCGACTGGGGAGCGTGGTCGCGGGCGTACTGGCGTGGCTCACTCCGTACCGGTCCCTCGGAGTCGCACCTGTGATCCGTGCGTTCCTGCAGCGTGCGGACATCGACGCGGTCGCCCGCCGGAAGCTCGTGGACCACGGCCTCGGGTGGCTGCGTTCCGATGTGCGCCCGGGCTCGAACGTCGGTCCGGAGCTGTGTGCCCTGCTCGAAGACGACCGCCTCGCGGACCCGGACCGCACGGCATTGATCCGAAGCGCACTGGACTGGCTGGAGACGGGACAGGTGTACCCGAGCACGGGCCGGGTCGTGCAAAGGCTCCTGTCCACGGACGGGATCCCGCCGGAGCTGCGTCCCAGGATGATCGCCGTCGCCCGCTGGTGGGCGGCCGAGGGGCCTGCCGACCACCCGGCAGGCTCCCGCGTCCTGGGCACGTTGCTGTCCGCCGACAGCGTGGCGGACGCCGGGGCCCTTCTCCTGGAACGGCTGAGGTCGCAACCTGACGCCCAGTCCGCCCCGGCCCTGCTCCTTCGCCTGCTCCTCCACTGCGAGGAACTCACGCAGGACCAGGCCCGGACCGCCGTCACGCTCGCCTTCCCGTGGCTCGAGGGCCACCCGGGGCACGAGTCGTTCGGTTCCGTTCTGGGCTCCCTCCTGCGCGTGCCGGACCTGTCGTCCGCACAGCTACAGCGTGCCGTCCGGCTCGGATGCGCCGCGCTCTTCGCACACCCGGACGACCACGTGCTCATGGCCGTCATGCTCAGCCAGCTCGACGGGCTGACGCGCGATCAGGCACGGTCCCTCGCGGACGTCGGCCTGCGGTGGCTCGCCTGCCACGGGGGCAAGGTGCAGCGCCCGGTGCTCGCCTCCTTCCTGACACGCCCGGACCTGTCCGTCGAGCAGGCACGCATCGGCATCGACATCGCTCTCGACCGCCTGAGCACCGACCGGTCGATGAAGTCCCGCTCCGTGCTCTCCGGTGTCCTGCGCCACCCGGCCCTCGACGAGGACCGGCGGTCCCGCGCCGTCGACAGCGCCCTGAGCTGGCTCGAAGCGCACGACATGGGGCCGAAGGTAGGTCTGGTCATCGAGGATCTGCTCGCTCTCCCGGCGCTCTCGCCGAGCCGGAGAGTCCAGGTGACGCGCCTGGCAGCAGGCTGGCTGACCCGGCACGAAGACCTGCCGTACGCGGATCGCCTCCGCGCGGCGCTCGACGCGGAAACACGGCGCGACGCCTCGCGCGAACAACTCGGAGCCGACTCGGGATCGCCTGCCCGGCGGTGA
- a CDS encoding LuxR family transcriptional regulator, with product MLEALGLSVLGSRVYQAMLDHTDHGVAGLAELCGASPAQVHDCLDELARLMLVRASADYPGHMRAVSPDVGLADMLARQEADLAARQARLAASRAAVTRLVAERAGSHATHGERLLGMDAIQRRIEQLAHGMSQECLGVHPGASHRPEDLAAARAADDEPLARGVAMKTLYQDTTRNDPHTTAHAHWLLSRGSEVRTAPVLPQRLVIFDRAHALVPIDPADTRKGALHVTEPGLVTALLDLFDQAWATAVPLGALRSDDPATGLTDTEAQLLRLLAGGLTDDAAGQRLGISSRTVSRHMASIMERLGATSRFEAGLKAAQRGWL from the coding sequence ATGCTGGAAGCGCTGGGCCTGAGCGTGCTCGGAAGCAGGGTCTACCAGGCCATGCTCGACCATACGGACCACGGTGTCGCCGGGCTGGCCGAGCTCTGCGGGGCCTCCCCCGCCCAGGTGCACGACTGCCTGGACGAACTGGCCCGCCTGATGCTGGTGCGGGCCTCTGCCGACTACCCCGGCCACATGCGCGCCGTCTCCCCCGATGTCGGCCTGGCGGACATGCTCGCCCGCCAGGAGGCGGACCTGGCCGCCCGTCAGGCCCGGCTCGCCGCCTCCCGGGCGGCCGTCACACGCCTGGTCGCCGAACGCGCCGGCTCCCACGCCACCCACGGCGAACGCCTCCTGGGGATGGACGCCATCCAGCGTCGCATCGAGCAGCTGGCCCACGGCATGTCGCAGGAGTGCCTGGGCGTCCACCCCGGCGCCAGCCACCGTCCCGAGGACCTCGCGGCAGCCCGGGCCGCCGACGACGAGCCGCTGGCGCGCGGGGTCGCCATGAAGACCCTCTACCAGGACACCACCCGCAACGATCCGCACACCACCGCCCACGCCCACTGGCTCCTCAGCCGCGGCAGCGAGGTGCGCACCGCCCCCGTCCTCCCCCAGCGCCTCGTCATCTTCGACCGGGCCCACGCACTGGTCCCCATCGACCCCGCCGACACCCGCAAGGGCGCCCTGCACGTCACCGAACCCGGCCTCGTCACCGCCCTCCTCGACCTCTTCGACCAGGCCTGGGCCACCGCCGTCCCGCTCGGCGCCCTGAGGTCCGACGACCCCGCGACCGGCTTGACCGACACCGAAGCCCAACTCCTGCGCCTGCTGGCCGGCGGCCTCACCGACGACGCCGCCGGCCAGCGCCTCGGCATCTCGTCGCGCACCGTCAGCCGCCACATGGCCTCGATCATGGAACGCCTCGGCGCCACCAGCCGCTTCGAAGCGGGCCTCAAGGCCGCCCAACGGGGCTGGCTGTAG
- a CDS encoding trypco2 family protein, translating to MEIGLAETIKALRGELAQAMADAEGQPVRLRVQSVKLDVQVAVTASAEAQGGVKFWVLSAGGKATGGVSATHTVSLELSAETANGGSVLTASGRGAVLED from the coding sequence GTGGAGATCGGCCTGGCGGAGACAATCAAGGCGCTGCGTGGTGAGTTGGCGCAGGCGATGGCGGACGCCGAGGGTCAACCGGTCCGGCTTCGAGTGCAGTCGGTGAAGCTGGACGTACAGGTCGCGGTGACGGCATCGGCAGAGGCGCAGGGCGGGGTCAAGTTCTGGGTGCTGTCGGCCGGCGGTAAGGCGACCGGGGGTGTCTCCGCCACGCACACCGTGTCTTTGGAACTCTCGGCCGAGACGGCCAACGGCGGCTCCGTCCTGACGGCTTCGGGGCGTGGAGCCGTTCTGGAGGACTGA